One Solanum pennellii chromosome 9, SPENNV200 DNA segment encodes these proteins:
- the LOC107030294 gene encoding uncharacterized protein LOC107030294, with the protein MSAKEEDGEIRAHVVYNGSTCRISEIGFEHYPLSECDIGEGLPHALVDFPNSCEKLGWQAEKRVSRSGILRDRYLYIPKNCKAPKGGKRIDMIEMTTSLRTELQSLLPDFLIRAITCKAGNKICRSLSKENPFPAMVCDICCTGPIVGDYDGYNYVR; encoded by the exons ATGTCTGCCAAGGAGGAGGATGGGGAGATTCGTGCACATGTTGTATATAATGGGAGTACTTGTAGAATCAGTGAAATTGGCTTTGAACATTATCCTCTTTCTGAGTGTGACATTGGCGAAGGCTTACCACACGCTCTTGTAGATTTTCCAAATTCTTGTGAGAAGTTGGGTTGGCAGGCAGAGAAAAGAGTTTCAAGATCAGGCATCTTAAGAGATAGATATTTGTATATTCCGAAGAATTGTAAGGCTCCAAAAGGCGGAAAGAGAATTG ATATGATAGAGATGACTACATCTTTAAGGACAGAATTGCAGTCTTTACTGCCTGATTTTCTTATAAGAGCCATTACTTGTAAGGCTGGTAACAAAATTTGTAGAagtttatcaaaagaaaatccTTTTCCAGCCATGGTTTGTGATATTTGTTGCACTGGACCTATTGTTGGCGACTATGATGGGTACAATTATGTTCGATGA